Genomic segment of Rhodococcus sp. W8901:
CCTCGGCTACCAGCCGAAGATCGAACCACTCAAACTCACCACCGGCGCCGGCTTCGTGCAGACCATTCAGCCCTCCGATGGGGCCGTATTCCCCGCCGGAACAACGGTTTCCATCGTGCTCATCGCGCCCGGCGGCGCATCGCTGGGTACCTGGCCCGCCACCGTCACCCCGACCGCGGCCAGCTGGACCGTACCCGCAGCCACGTCCGATCCGATCCCCACCAACTCGCGCTACACGATGTTGGTCACCTACACGACCACCCCGGCCACCACCTACGCCTGGTACGTCGGCTCCGTCATCCGCAACTGACCTCTTTCGCCGCTCGACAACGGCGCAATTCATTGCAAAGAAACATTTCTCAAGGAGAACATCATGGCTATCGCTGTTACGTCAACCAAGAACGCTCTGTGCACCGCCTACGCCAATACGGGGACCACTCCGACCACTATGTATGTTTCGGTCCATACCAGCGACCCGGGCCCCACCGGCCTCGCTGAAGCCTCGGGTGGTGCGCCGGCCTATGCCCGTGTGGCCACCACCTGGGGTGCGCCGGCCAACGGCCAGATGACCGGCAGCCAGGTCACCGTGAACCTGCCCGCCGGCACCTACACCCACGCCGGTCTGTGGAGCGCCGCCACCGCAGGCACGTTCATCGACAAGGTCGCGATCACCGAGATGAAGCTGAGCGCCCAGGGCACCCTGCTGATCACCCCGACCTTCGCCGTGAGCTGATTCACCTCTTCGATTTGGAGGCTGCTATGCCAGCACCAGCACAGGCGATCGTGGCCGCACTGCCCACGCAACCGACAGTGCTCACCGCGGTCGCGGCGCCACCGACGATGGTGGTGGCACTGCCGGGGTCGCCGGTCAGCCGGGTCGACGGTGCGCAGGTCCCGGTCATCCCGGCATTCGTCTACGCCGCGTTCGGCGGAACCGCCACCCCAGCCGTGACCTTCAAGCCCTCGGCCAAGCTCGCCGCCGAGGCGACCGGGCTCGGGTCTTTGACCTTCGCTACGAAACCCATACTGCGGGAGACTATTTCGCTCGGCAGTGAAGGATCGGCTACGGCTGGTGTCGCTGTCGGGTCCGGCGGCCAGGTTGTCCTGGCCGCGGGCTTCGGCGCCGCGGTGACGGCCCGTACCGCCAACGCGGTCGCCACCGCCACCGGCGAGCTTTCGGCCGTCGCGATCAAACCGTAACTCGGTGCTCATTCCCGCACACCGCGCACTCGGGCGGCACCACATCTAATGGTGTAAAGCCATTCCCGATATCGGGGATCGTGTTCTACATGTGCCGCGCTCAACCTTTGGTTGAGCGCGGCACATGTCTCTTCTCGACTTGTCACAGACCGGTCGACAACTCTCTGCGCGCGCACGCCGAATTGCTCGCCGCCGCTACCCATCCGGGTGCCGCGTAGCTTGCAGCATTTCGAGTCCGGTCGCGACGCGCCTGAAATCTTTGAGGAGGCGACGAGCCGTGTCAGATATCTACGGTCTGCCCGACACCAATGGCCGCCAGGAGGGCGATACGTGGACTACAACGTTGCCCGACGGGCGAACCGTCAAGAACACCATCCCGAAAGGAAACGGCAATCAGACTGTCGATCAGGAAATCACGAATCCTGATGGCAGCACGACCAATTCGCGTGTAGTCGACAACGGAGATGGCGGGTGGCAGCGGTGGAACGACGACTCCACCGGCACCTCCTCCTACGCCAGCAAGGACACGCAGGACTCCGAGGTCTACGGCCAGCACTTCGATCCCGGGACATCGACTACGGGCCAGGCCAGCCACGAGTTCGGGATGTCCAGCGACTACAACAATACCTATACCGCTTCGTACGACGAAGACGGGAACCGGGTGGGCACCGATGTAGGTGTCGCGAACCAGAGCGGTCTGTACGACAACGTTCATGTCGACAACTACGGCAACAAGACATTCTCAGAGACCACCCGAAACGAGGAGGGGGGCTCGTCAGCACATTCACCGGTCAGGTCGATAGCGAAGGCTACGGCTGGCGGGACATCTCGGGTAAGGACGGCCCGCAGCGATGGCAGGTAAGCCCGGACAGCCAAGGCAAGCGGGTCCTGACGCGTACCGAAGAGACCGACTCGCGCGTACACCACTACCGGATGGACGAGAACGGCAAGCTCACCGACGAGTTCCGTGGACCCATGCCTGAGCCTACGTGCCTTGTCGCCGACACCATCTGCCGAACCGTCGAACTCGGGGTGACCATCACCGGCGTCGCGATCGGCGAGAAACTCACCCACATCGAATGTCGGCCTGTCGAGATGGATCCGACG
This window contains:
- a CDS encoding phage tail fiber protein; translated protein: MAIAVTSTKNALCTAYANTGTTPTTMYVSVHTSDPGPTGLAEASGGAPAYARVATTWGAPANGQMTGSQVTVNLPAGTYTHAGLWSAATAGTFIDKVAITEMKLSAQGTLLITPTFAVS
- a CDS encoding LtfC-like domain-containing protein encodes the protein MTSPIDPGYLGYQPKIEPLKLTTGAGFVQTIQPSDGAVFPAGTTVSIVLIAPGGASLGTWPATVTPTAASWTVPAATSDPIPTNSRYTMLVTYTTTPATTYAWYVGSVIRN